The proteins below are encoded in one region of Helicoverpa zea isolate HzStark_Cry1AcR chromosome 21, ilHelZeax1.1, whole genome shotgun sequence:
- the LOC124640950 gene encoding UDP-glucosyltransferase 2-like, producing the protein MNNWTLFLLSSICLSHVCAYKILVVFPYPGTSHSILGEGYVRHLLRAGHQVTYLTAIPYKKPHPNLKQVVVASVVEKFEFFKTLDFEKFISKEVDLTDMQVMYETMITVANRSLTHENIQKFLMDTNEKYDLVVAEWLYHHLYSGFAAIYNCPYVWSSSMEPHTAVLSLIDEPGNPAYFPDHMSPVSPPLTFSQRAYELYYLFYLRRVLWSVRSLEQKTYEEIFGPAAAKRGITLPPLEEVKYNSSLMFGNSHISSGDPQRLPINHIPIAGYHIQDVVPALPENLQKIMDEAPYGVIYFSMGSMMKSSTMPTKLKRDFLDVFGTLKETVIWKLEEELTDVPKNVIMVKWAPQPSILAHPNCKLFVTHGGLLSTTETIHYGVPIIGIPLFADQFINVMRAVRKGFALQVDLGHDTPANLKVAIEEIVSNPKYTQKVKDLSFIYHHRETKPGHTLVHWIEHVIETNGAPHLRSPALHMPFYQKMYLDLLAIVLLGVVVLVKAVQISLRLAKKSDVKKKRS; encoded by the exons ATGAATAATTGGACGTTATTCTTGTTATCGAGTATATGTTTAAGTCATGTGTGTGCTTACAAAATCCTTGTGGTTTTCCCATACCCTGGAACTAGTCATTCGATATTGGGAGAAGGATATGTTCGACATCTTTTGAGGGCTGGACATcag GTGACATACCTTACTGCGATTCCTTATAAGAAGCCCCATCCAAATCTGAAACAAGTTGTGGTAGCGTCAGTAGTCGAGAAGTTTGAGTTTT tcaaAACTTTAGATTTCGAGAAGTTTATATCAAAGGAAGTAGATTTGACAGACATGCAAGTGATGTACGAGACGATGATTACAGTAGCAAACAGGTCTCTTACTCACGAAAACATACAGAAATTCTTGATGGACACAAATGAAAAATATGATTTGGTGGTTGCTGAGTGGTTGTACCACCATCTGTATAGTGG ATTTGCAGCAATATACAACTGTCCTTACGTTTGGTCGTCTTCAATGGAACCTCATACAGCAGTCCTGAGCCTGATCGATGAGCCTGGTAACCCTGCGTACTTCCCTGACCACATGTCACCAGTGTCACCACCTTTGACATTCTCGCAGCGAGCTTATGAGCTGTATTATCTCTTTTATTTGCGCCGAGTTTTATG GTCCGTAAGAAGTTTGGAACAGAAAACATACGAAGAAATATTTGGACCAGCAGCAGCGAAAAGAGGAATAACATTACCCCCGTTAGAAGAAGTGAAATATAACAGCTCTCTGATGTTTGGCAATTCCCATATATCTTCTGGGGACCCTCAAAGGCTGCCTATAAACCACATTCCTATTGCTGGTTATCATATACAAGATGTAGTCCCTGCTTTACCAGAG AATCTCCAAAAAATTATGGATGAGGCACCGTATGGAGTAATATATTTCAGCATGGGTAGCATGATGAAGAGTAGTACTATGCCCACGAAACTAAAGAGGGATTTCTTGGATGTATTCGGCACACTAAAAGAGACCGTCATTTGGAAGCTGGAAGAGGAATTGACAGATGTGCCGAAGAATGTTATAATGGTGAAATGGGCTCCTCAACCAAGTATATTAG CCCATCCAAACTGCAAGCTTTTTGTTACCCACGGAGGACTTCTATCGACTACAGAAACCATTCACTATGGAGTTCCTATCATCGGCATACCATTGTTCGCTGACCAGTTCATCAATGTAATGAGAGCAGTCCGCAAAGGATTTGCTTTGCAAGTGGACTTGGGTCATGATACTCCAGCTAACTTGAAAGTGGCTATAGAAGAAATTGTATCAAACCCTAA gtacacTCAAAAAGTCAAGGACTTATCTTTTATCTACCACCACCGGGAGACCAAGCCTGGTCACACGCTAGTCCACTGGATTGAACACGTCATAGAAACCAACGGAGCCCCACATCTTCGTTCACCGGCGCTCCACATGCCATTCTACCAGAAAATGTACCTAGATCTCTTAGCAATCGTACTTCTAGGAGTAGTCGTCCTTGTAAAGGCGGTTCAAATATCGCTTCGTTTGGCGAAGAAGAGTGATGTGAAAAAAAAGAGAAGTTAG